A genome region from Phoenix dactylifera cultivar Barhee BC4 unplaced genomic scaffold, palm_55x_up_171113_PBpolish2nd_filt_p 001041F, whole genome shotgun sequence includes the following:
- the LOC120107840 gene encoding translation initiation factor IF-2-like gives MATRGPSPASSFTPSPLPPDAPPTLHSATAPAISPIRPSPSYPPLSPSAPPPTASSSAAAPVLLLHLQPRHRALDPNSPALPAPTPFSLLLPSSSSPGPDSPSLFHLVCLLESGTGGATPTVRHLLLRDWRMAVRPGAFPRRPDRPRLRRLGRRHGLLEDASTAVLAYDPAAGAARIVPAPPGCGDDWQLGEAGAGGYAARRVTESARGDPRPGGHRTGGPFLGCSLWRRVRTAGTSGRAGSRLCAARRRGR, from the coding sequence ATGGCGACGAGGGGGCCGTCGCCGGCGTCTTCTTTCACGCCGTCTCCACTGCCGCCCGACGCCCCGCCTACGCTCCATTCGGCCACTGCCCCCGCGATCTCCCCGATCCGGCCCTCTCCTTCCTACCCCCCGCTGTCTCCGTCGGCTCCTCCTCCCACGGCCTCGTCCTCTGCCGCGGCGCCTGTCCTCCTACTACATCTGCAACCCCGCCACCGCGCGCTGGACCCCAATTCCCCCGCCCTCCCCGCCCCCacccctttctctcttctcctgcCCTCGTCCTCGTCTCCCGGCCCCGATTCCCCTTCCCTCTTCCACCTCGTCTGCCTCCTCGAGTCAGGCACCGGCGGCGCCACGCCTACCGTTCGACACCTTCTCCTCCGCGACTGGCGAATGGCGGTCCGACCCGGCGCCTTTCCCCGCCGACCCGATCGTCCCCGGCTCCGGCGTCTCGGCCGCCGGCATGGCCTGCTGGAGGACGCCTCGACGGCGGTACTCGCCTACGATCCGGCCGCCGGCGCTGCCCGGATCGTCCCGGCGCCCCCCGGGTGCGGCGACGACTGGCAGCTCGGGGAGGCCGGCGCGGGCGGCTATGCTGCGCGCCGCGTGACGGAGTCCGCCCGTGGAGATCCACGCCCTGGGGGCCATCGGACCGGTGGACCCTTCTTGGGCTGTTCGCTGTGGCGGCGGGTGCGGACGGCGGGGACAAGTGGGAGGGCGGGGAGCCGATTGTGTGCCGCGAGGCGCCGCGGCCGCTGA